A window of Cervus elaphus chromosome 23, mCerEla1.1, whole genome shotgun sequence genomic DNA:
ATGAACGGCGAGGGGAAAAAGCAATGGCAGCCACAAAGACTGTGACAACGAGAGTGACAGGACAGGAAGAGAGCAGAGCGGGTGGACAAGACAAGAGGAGTGGAAACCCACGGTGACCGAAAGGCCTGGAACACGGAGGTGGGAAGGGCCTCTGGGTGTACCCTGCCACCTGCTCTGCAATGGCACGCTTTATTCTCATTCCTTGACAGCTATGCCGAGATGGTTCTAGAAATTCTGCTCAAACAATGACCAACCAGTCTCATAATATACAAAGTATAGCTTTTCTTACAGGTTACACTAAAGCAGCAAGCTAATATTAACCACGTAATTATGACTCCATACCACAGATACTGTCCTTCAACTGAGAACAATGAAAAACTCCTagaacaactttttttttaaattaaaagattatAATTAAGTATTCCACTGTAAGTTGACATTAACTGTTCTGATTAAGGATTTCTGAGCAGCATTCAAATCAATGAGCTCTGGTTATACACTTCTTTCAATTTACAACTATTTTTTCAAGGCTTGAAAACAGAGACCTGAGTGTCATGTGAGTAAAACATGGAGTTTTGATGTGGCTGCAGGTCAAGCAGGTGAAGAAGACGAGTTCCATCAGAGGCCCACGGAGACCCTGGGGCCCCAGGCCAGAAGCTGGCTCCAATTCCAGACAGGCAGAACCAAAAACAGCACACTCTTTGTAAAACCGAGGGTATGGCTTCCACAGGTGAAAAAATAAACAGTGATCCTAGCCATGGGATACTACtgtcataaaaaggaacgaacTAGTGACATACGTAACAGCAAAAAAGCCTATCTAGTGTATGACTCCATCTGTATAGAATTCTAGAAAACACAAATTCATCCATAACAACAGAAAGGAAATcaatgtgtgtgtgaaagaaaggATTACAATACACAACCTTTTGGGGAGATAACTGTtaatcttgactgtggtgatggtttcccGGGTACATAAAGATACTGAAACTGATCAAAGTATACTTTTTACATATGTTATGTGCAATTTACTGCATTGAAGTTgcttaaaaaagggggggggaggggcagctGCATGGCTCACAGAAGcaaagactcagagaggttgTGCCTCCCACAGACCAGAGCAGGCATCACAACAGTGTGCTGATCGGGCAGGATGTACCACATAGGTGAAGTAGATGCAGCTCAGTGACTGCCCAGCTCTtctgagagaaagagacagaatcaTAGGTGATTCCAAGACTTCTGCCCCACTGACCATGTGGTGTTTAAGTAAAGAGGAACACAGGAGAAGCAGCAAGCCTGGAGGATAAAAGGAGACGGGTTGGAAAATCCACCCGATGTTTATGTCCTAGGTTAAGGTGCTCAGGGGGTGCCCAGGTGCAGACACCCCACTGGCATGGGTACACAGAAAACTGGGGCACAAGGTCAGGAGGAGGTGAGACACAAGAGCCACCAGCTTATGCTGGAGGTGCTTCATGAATGCAGATGCGCCTGAGGAACCTGAAGGAGAACTACAGAAAAAGGCCTGCGTCCAAGAGTTGGGAAGAAGGGCAAGCCACCAGAGACGGTGAGCAGTCAGGAGTAGGAACACAACAGAGAGTAGACATGTCAGAGACCAGGGAGAAGGCTTTGTGAATGAAGAGGAAGGGGTGGCCCACAGTGCCCAACGCAGACAATAAGCAGCTTCTGGACCGGACGAGGACAAAGGCAGTGAGGTCCCAACGACAGCTCCAGGAAActaaggaggagacagaggcggGGGAACAAGAGGGCAGGTGGTTACCTCCCTGGACGAGTTTAACAGTAAGGGGACACTGGGATTCTTAAAGCTTGTTTCAGAACAGCTGAAGTGTGTGCTTATAGATGGCAGAAGGAGAcaggggacaggaagagaagatggAATAACAAAGAGGCAGAGAAGAATGGAGTTAAGTGTgttggggatgggaggggaggggggcaggacGAGTGAAGACAGACACGTGTGGAGGTGAGACTGTGGCTGAAACCTGAGTGCTAGGGTCAGTTCTTTTACCACAGCACTGGGATGACTCAAACACAACCAGGACCCCATCAGTCCATAACCTCGCTCCCCAAACAGTGAACAAACAAAAAGCTTATGCCTCTGGTGAAGGCCGGGCACCTTGCCGAGCCCTCGTCACTCTCACCCAACAACCCCCGACATCCCTGAATGACTCAGATGCCCCCAGAGTGTTGGCTGCTGGGTTTACGCTGACCAAGCACCTCACGTGGGCATGTTCTCAGGGAAGGCTGAGGGGGAGGCCCTGCCGCTTCCTGCTGCAGTGAGGTGATGGTGACAGGTCACGTGCAAGACACACAGCACGTCTGGAGAGGCCTCACAACTAAGCTCAGGCCTTCGTACACCAGAGCCTAGCTCTGCTGCTGGACGGCGCCAGTGCAGGCCTGGGGATTCTCACCTTTGACCAGTCGTAGCTGGAGGCATACGCAAATATGTTTCCATTGTGATTGAAGCAGCAGGCTGATATTGGCTGATCTAACTGTTCCGAAGTCTTTAGTTTTGTTCTGGCATCTTTGTCCCAAAAGCTGAATCTACCATCAGATCCCACAGTAGCAAGGGTGCCATGGACAGGATGGAACGCAATTCCATTAACCTACGAAGGATGGATACACACaatgaggagggaggagaaaccGGGTTTTTGACAACGCAGACTTCCTGGTTCAATGAGAACATAAAATGAACAATCAtaatttcattagaactgatggcCTGCTGATCACATCAAAAATCAGCCCCGCTTCCTGAACCAACTGACAGCTCAGGACTGAATCTTGTTTCTCGTTAAAAACACAAGTCAGCAGAAGTTAATAACTATGTAAGCTAGTGGCACCAAGGAGCAAACCTCAGGaaaatgcctttttctttttcagcaaaTAGCAATTTCTCAGTTTTAGCTAAGCGTACCAACTGTCTACTATACTAGCACTCATATAGGTGGAAGTTGCTCCCCAAAACTCCTAAGCTTGCATTTCAGAAACAGAGAATGAAGAGAGTCAACAtgttcataaaaacagaaaaccgAAACCTCCCATGTAAGACATTTGTCcctacacatgaacacacacaatgACAGTGATCTTTTCTGATCCCATAATGACTCAGCTATCCACCGCCAAGTCTAGTTTCTAGACATATTCTCAGGATTAACGTTTCTAAAAACTCACCGCATAGATGTCCTGAGGAGCTGAAGTGTTGGTCCCGTTAGATCGATGACATTTAAAGGTGAAGTTATCCTTGGCACTGAAAAACAAAGGCCCAACTTAGCTTTCCTTCAAAACAAAATGTCTCACATGAACATGTGCAAGCTGACCAGGCCTCACTTACGGATTTGGGGGGTTGATGTAGTGGATAGCAACTCTCCCCTCAATGCTTCCCAGGGCAAAACCTGTTGGCTTGTTctgtttgtctttaaaaatagCCACACATCGATGCTATAGTTGGGGAGAAAAAGTATATCATCATCATGTGAAGTATAACATTCCATAAATAACGTGAAAGTAAACAACTTTTACTCCATTTTTGGGTTTTGAAAGAACCAGAAACATATTTCTCAAACACGATAAAGAAGATTTTTCCATTCCTCCAGTaggcattatttttttattcagctACATGACTTTATGAATAAACCGCAGACCACGTTCTTCCGTCCAGGTGCTGCTGCTCCTCTGCTACCCTGCGGCCTCGCTGTCATGGCAGCAGGGCACGCACCCCTCAGCCCCACCAGCTCCTATTCCGGCACTGACCCCCTGGTGGGTTGGGAGGACACATCCCTTTGATTTGCAGCATACCACTGACTAAGTGAGTGCCCTCTAGGAAGTCACCCAGTGTCCCAGGGTCTCTGCATCCCCAACTGGAAAAGGGAAGTAGTGTTTGCTGGGGGAGGATGTGGGAACAAGGGTCAAGCATACAGTGGATGTGGCCAGAACTTTCTAAACCATGAATAAGCTATGCAAAAGCTAGACACTACACTTGATCCAACACTGAGCCTGAGGGCCCAAAGGAGGGTCTCCTGGACTCCACAGAAGATCCCAAACAAAGAGCCCATGGCCCAGTCTCCAGAGGCAGACACGCATAGGTCCACACTCCTGCTGTCATTCAACAAGAGCTGCATTCGAGTTGGAAGGAGAGAAATGGTCAGATTCGAAACCACACACAGGGTGCAAGTGAGCGTGGTGGTTAATGAGAtgggggaggagaaaaggacgGACAGTGAGTAAAGGACAACTCCTGATTTCTGGCCTAGACAGCTAAAGGCTCCACTTAGTGAGATGCAGAGCATATGGGTAGGAGCAggctgggggcagtggggaggcccTGGGCCTGGTATGGGATGCTACTGGGCTGAGATACCAGGGGTTGGGGGTCGGGGGGGACGCATAGGAGCTGTCAGACTGCGGGTGCCCTTGTCAGGAGCACAGAGAGTAGGTAGCTAGGGATCCAAGACTCCAGCTCACCATGCACCCCTAACCAACAATCATGAATGGCAGACGGGACCGTGCTGAGGTTCAGAAGGCAGTGGCCCAGGGCAGATGCCTGGGGAACTTCAAGATACAGCAAGAACCAGCAAGGAAGACAAAGCAGCAAGCAGAGGCCAGAGTTAAGACACTGGCATTTAGAGCCCAGGCACAAAGTCCTAAGAACATATAGTTAAGAACATTGGTGAGTGCCATGGTTGTGGTAAGATGAGGGTGACGAGTATCCACTGGAGTCACTGACTAGGAAGCCATCAGTGGCCGTGCCAGAAACAGTTTTGGTGGAGTCACAGGGGCAGAAGTCTCAAAGGAGTGGGTGAGAAATGAGTAGGAGGTAGGAGAACCAGGAAAGCTCATTTAAGACACTTGACTTACAAGGGGAAAAGGTACCTAGCTGGCTGAGGGTGTGAGGGTCAGAAGAGGTTTGTTTCCCAGGATTAGACTTGAGTTTGTCTTATGCCAGCGAACAAAAAGTTggagggggtgaggaggagggaagaTGAGATACAGGAGGGAGGTGAATGGCTGATAGCCTGAGGCTCCTGAGAGGTGGGAGGGCGCAGAGCCCAACCAAAACTGGCCACTGGAGAGCGTGGACCACTCTTCAACAGGTGGGAAAAGGTAGGCAAGAGGCAGGTGTAGCCAGAGTTCTAGGTTCAGCAGGAGTTAAGATGAGGAAGCTTCCAATTATCAGCTTCTGTGTTCTAGGAGTAGAGGCAGATCTGATCTGCAGAGACAAAGGCCAAAGGAGGGAGGGATCGGAAGAAGGTGAAGAAGATCTAAGAATCTGTGGCAGGTGGAGACCAAGCTGAAGGCAGAAGCTATGGACTCACAATGGAACCAGTTCACTGTAGTGTGTACCCATTCAGCAGCATTCTGCTACCCAGGGCATGTCTGCCAAGGATGGTATTTACCCGCGAATACTGTGTTTATATCCTTAAAGTCACCTCCTTTTAATATCCAAAAGTACAACAATTTCCACATGCACGCATTTACTCCCTATGATGCTAAATACAAGCTTCCTGATCTGATTCATGACTCACCTGATGCTTCAGTGGAGACTCTATCCTCCTAAATTCAGAAGGCTGATTCTCTAACTGATACACAATCAGGCCCCTCTCTGCAGTTGCCACCACAGCCATAGGATATAtctaggagaaagaagaaagcagagaccTACTTAAAGTGGGGTGTGCTCTTTTATATACCAAAGTATTCAATCAATTTTTTCAGAGTCACAAaaattagtgaattttttttaagcttaacaATCCAATGGTATTTACATGTTTCAAGGTAACCTAGAGAAATCATATTTGAAAGTAGAACATacctttttaaaagactttttaaaactatgaaatattATGAAGTATTTATTTAGAACATATACTGAGGaatagagaagaaataaaaatcattgtTCTACTACCCCTTCAAATGATAACAGTTGTCATCATTACGGTATGTTTTCTCTTGTCTGTTTTTTGAGCAGTTTTTACACACGTgtgtatatgtaatttttatacaATTCACATTCTTTACTAAAGTGTGTTCAGTGAGCACTGCTCCACACATTTTCCTGAGAACAGTAGTAGTGGCCATTTAAGTAATGTTCCCTCAAATCAAATGACTGCAGAGTTGGCCCACTGGGTCATTTCCAGTATTTCACTCTATTATACAGAACAAAGAACATCTGCATCTCTACTTTTCTCATGATAAATTCCTGAAAGTGGAATTATGGGGCAGTTAGTACACTCTTAAGACTTATTGCTACACCAACAGAGAAAGTTCTTCAGCTTCTATCCCACTCAGGGACAGTCACCAAAGATCTAGTCCCACATCACAAAGTTATTGCCAGTTTTTGTACAGTACACATCATACCAGTGCCAGCATGGCCTGTGACTGAATATGTTCGTATAATAAGTGACTAAAAAAGTGTGACATCCAGTTTTCTGTAGTTCTGGAACATATGCAGTACAAAAATCTAGGTTAAGACAACTGAGGCAATCCAAACTTACATCCCACATCTATTATTAAAGTCTGAAGGGTTTTTACATTGTCCTCTAATTGTAAGGCATCATAAAGTAAGAAAACTTCTTACCACATCAGCACAGTAACACCTTTCAGGGAGCTGTAACACCATCATAGGATTTGATGATCGTGTATCCcaaaactgaaagacaaaaaaacaacaacaaaacaaaaacaaaaaaacaagtgaCCAACCTTTCAGAGCTAACATCCAGATAGTGTAAGAATATCACCTTGGTCAGGCCAGGAAGTCCCTTGACTATGTAGCATACCTTTAAGGTCTTATCCCAGCTGCCGGTCATCACACAGCTGTAGTTTGGTGCTTTGATCCAATGTATTGTTTTGACAGGAGCATCGTGCTTTCAAGAGAAAACCAAAACAGGTAAAGGTAATGTAACATGCCACACAGCTTTGGTTCTGGAAATTCAAAGAAAAGGAATCTTAAATATTGAGGTCATACTCAACAAAAACCAAAGGATGGTATAGTCCTTCCCCATGACCAAAACATTCTGTGTAACATTAAGAGCATGTACCTACCTTCCATACCAACaaaatttaatttgatttgaACCATAATTAACTAGTATGAGAGTGAAGGGGGAAGTACTCAGAAACAACTCACAGGGAAGAACTCCCCCACAGTTGTATCACTGAGAAGACAAACATTAGAGATCGAAGAGGTGCTCTAGCACACGGGACTGCTGTCTCAGGGTATGTGACACCTTCCTGAAAGTGTCTCAGTGTCAAGAGGCTCTTCCTCACCAGGCCTGACCCTCCGGCTCTAGGCTCTCTCCTCttcattgtttctgcttttcttaGCAGTCTTCAcacaagaacctgcctgccatccTCAAGTAGGCTGTAAAAGCTCCTGACACAGGGGAGGGTGCCTCTCACTCACTGCTGTGTCTCTACTCCAAGGACAGTGCCTGCGCTGTCACTGGCAATTGATACATACTTGTCTAATGAACAAGTGGCCAAACGCAGCCTGGGACAGCGCAAACCAACACGGGTGCTGGAATGCTGAGCATCAGTTTTAACACTGCCTTTTTACAGGTCTGAACATCACTAGCTCCTCATGATGCAACCCTCAACCACACAAATGCGGAAGACCCTTGATAGAACAACTTGTGAAACACCAGTAAAAACGAGAGTGCTCATAAAATTGGTGTCATTTTGTGCTTAAGAGGTTTCTGGTATATTTAAGTCTAATTGATTTGGTACAGCTGAACTGCACCTTTCCTGTAACAAAGAGTAAGAATCATTACAACCCTGCCTTGCCCAGCATCTCTGCAGaggataaattttattatttattacctGTGCAATCTGTATCGCCTGGTTACTATTGAGGTCCCACATTTTGGCAGTTTTATCACATGAGGCTGTAAATACTTTGCTCCCATcctaaaataaagtagaaaaaaatctgacattctaataaaaataaaaattctatatgGACATTTAGATATTAGATTGAACATACTGAGGCAGGTTTTATtctgcaatttttatttttccaattatttggGGGCTTGTGTATTGCAAACTACAATGTCATAAAAAACACATTTCCAGCTCTCTTcaattatcaatttttttctaagaGACAATGTGTAAACAGGTTAATAAAAAACTTAAACAGCATTTAGAGTTACATAATGAAAACCATGTCCCTCCCTGACCCCAGCTCACTGTTCAGAGGCAGTCATGGTCACTGGCAGCCTTCTAGGAGCAGCCTTTTATATCCTGTATCAATGTGTATTACCTACCAGGAGccacttacatttttttttcttattttcatcaaTTTCAAGCCTTCACAACAGGTACAAGAATAGTACAATGAATACTCACAAACACATCATCTACGTTCACCAGTTTAAACATTTCGCCACATATACTGtatctttctcccagcaatttctGCTCTATACCACATATGTTCAATCATTATCACTTGTGTTCAGTTCAACATCTAACAGCATTCTAAAGTGCATGCAATAAAACTACACTAATTTACAATGATCATTGGTCCAATATAAACTACAGAATAGCTTAAAAAATTGGCACTGtgttatagttttaaaatattcacatacaGAATTCATAAAGTAGGTCAGTCAATTATGAAGtacaagataatttaaaaaacagtaagtaCCGAGTTGAAAATCTAGACCTATCATCAACAATTCTTTTTCCTAAAGGGTAACAGAGTAAATATTTCAGCTTTGCAGGTCAAGTGGTCTCTGATGCAACTCCTAATTCTGCTGTTGTAGCTAGAACGCAGCCATACACACTGTCAAATGAATGAGTGTGGTTGCGTTTCAAGaaaacttcatttacaaaagTTAGCAATGGGCCAAATTGGGCCCATGGGCCATAATCTACAGACCCCTACCCTGTCACTTCTGGTTCCACAGCTCAGATTTACCATTATCCTTCCCTAGCAAAAACTTATTTGAAGTCACCAGCTCTCCatctgaaagaagagagaaaactgtCTTCTCTATTAATGAGGCTCTAAGGGTAAGTCCACAAATCCTTGGAAAGATGCTAATATGGGCTGTCCTGAGGCTGAGTGAAACACTGGCCCCTCAATCTCCTGAAATGTTGACCCTACCagctgcaggatgccaggccccAGTGGACACACTGAGACAGAGGCCAGTCTATCAAAAGGCTGGCGCAGAGGAATGAGATCGCTAAATGCTCCCAAATCAGCTCCTCTAAGCTCCATCTGCTGTGTCCACACAGCGAGCTGTGTCCTTGGACTGCTGGAGAATCACCCTCACCAGCTGGGCTTTTACACCTCAAGGGTAACTCTGGCTCTTCTGTGCCTTTCCATATATGCCTTCCTCTTCCACGCCGGCTCCTATTTCCTACAAGCCCCTGTGAGGGAGGCTGTCAgtgcctgggctctggagccagaaggTCCAGGTCTGGGCTCAGCCTTTCTCTATGTTACCTCAAGCAAGTCTCTTAACCACTTCCCACAGGTGCCAGGCTAGTCTTTGAGTGACCGGATAACAGACTCAGAGAGATCAGTAACTTGGCAAAGCCAAAAAGTGAAGATAGAGCTGAAATTTGAATCCACATTTGGAATGGAGACAGTTCTCTAAAGCTATAAGCAAATGGTTTGCTTTTAAGATTCAGCTCAATTCTTGCCTCTTCTGCAAAGCTTTCACTGCACCCTTCCCAACTTCATAGTTGCCTTCTGGGTTCTGTCCACCCAGCACAGTGCATCCTGTCTCTCTAAGAACTTAGCTCCCTGAACTGGAACTCTTCATGTCTATATTCTGACTCTTCCACTAGACAGCGCATGACTCTAATGGagttagagaaaggaaatagGCTGTGTACATTTCTGTAAAAGATGACGCAAGAACACCTGAACAACAAACAGAATTCTGATATCAGGTAACTCTATTTCTTACCATACCTGATAAGAAACTCACAATTCTGATCTGTTCTCTCATCAGTAAAGAAAGACAGGTAAAATAAATTAGAAGTATTTAAAATCTACTCAAATAGCTGTTTTTCTAAGTGTAATTTAAAACTATTATTAATCTCATAATAGCCTAATCAGACAAATCAGGAATACACTTTACAGATTGACAGAAACGCCTTAGAGAAGACTTTCAGAGATGATTAAAACGGGAGAaactcaaaatatttataaacagaaTCATTTGCTATGTGTAAACTAAATACAATCACATAAATGAATGGTGTGAGTAGTCTGGTGTTTCtcataaaaattaacataaattttTCATATGACTCGGCAAGCCCACTATTAGATATAaactcaagaagaaagaaaatttatattcACGGAAAATCCAGCATACAAAGTGTTTACAGCAACATTTATTCATTACAACCAAAAatggaaaacaacctaaatgtccttcagCTTGTGGATGGTGAACAAATGGTGAACATCCATACCATGCACTACTACTCAGCAACAAGGACAAACTAACTACTGCCAGACCCACGCTAGACGGCCCTCAAGTGCGCTGAGCTGAGAGCAGCCAGACTCAAAAGGATTCTATTGATGGCATTCTAGTAAGGGCAGAAACACAGGGACGGAAAACACACCAGTGGTCTCCAGGGACAGCGGCTGAGGAGGATCTGACTACAAAGGGCAAGAGGAAATCTTTCGGCTGATGGATCTCTTCTATACTTTGACCACAACTCTATCCATTTCTCAAAACTCACAGA
This region includes:
- the RAE1 gene encoding mRNA export factor, producing MRSVSAVIRAISSAGVRGSQSLGVSVPSPRLCLLRARAGWRGRRLSSSSRFPSPTSLRCATLRAKMSLFGTTSGFGSGGTSMFGSTTTDNHNPMKDIEVTSSPDDSIGCLSFSPPTLPGNFLIAGSWANDVRCWEVQDSGQTIPKAQQMHTGPVLDVCWSDDGSKVFTASCDKTAKMWDLNSNQAIQIAQHDAPVKTIHWIKAPNYSCVMTGSWDKTLKFWDTRSSNPMMVLQLPERCYCADVIYPMAVVATAERGLIVYQLENQPSEFRRIESPLKHQHRCVAIFKDKQNKPTGFALGSIEGRVAIHYINPPNPAKDNFTFKCHRSNGTNTSAPQDIYAVNGIAFHPVHGTLATVGSDGRFSFWDKDARTKLKTSEQLDQPISACCFNHNGNIFAYASSYDWSKGHEFYNPQKKNYIFLRNAAEELKPRNKK